In Polaribacter sp. Hel_I_88, the following proteins share a genomic window:
- a CDS encoding DUF5916 domain-containing protein, translating into MKILFTFFFFSFLLSSTIIAQELEDEKIPKRIYTTKKLKEVPVIDGDVSDKAWEVVEWSSDFTEKDPDEGTPPTYQTMFKVMYDAKYLYIALRAFDEEPELIQQRLSRRDGFAGDRINVIIDSYHDKRTAFVFTTTAAGVKGEEFASQNGNNWDDSWNPIWYTDAKVDDKGWTAEMKIPFSQLRFGKDTEQIWGFNVNRTIFRLQERSLWQRIPNNQAGFISEAGELHGLKNLIAQKQLEIQPFTVLQYDKYPPEAGNPFRTGSDFKVNAGLDAKIGITNDLTLDLTVNPDFGQVEADPGAIALDGFQIFFREQRPFFVENSNIFDYEFANGSDNLFYSRRIGRNPHRNANLAFGEYANEPQNSRILGAAKFSGKTRDGWSIGVLESVTGNEFAEIRQVDGETREEIVEPLTNYFVTRVQKDFNERNSFIGGIFTATNRNLNGDFNELHKAAYSGGLDFQHNWNNRDYYIDGNIIMSHVLGSTEAITRTQTTLRHNFQRVDATHVSVDPNKTSLTGTGGRLEMGKNGGGNWRFNGGVIWRSPELELNDVGFLRRTDEIIQFGNLRYLWQVPTDVYRNINVRFEQNSFYDFQGNLNQVGFEVQGNVNWINNWSTEIGYGKDTNLYDNFFLRGGPRFRGPNRGFAYLFLNSDNSRMFSFTLGYSNRHSQENVTTRDRFVIRTNYQPFDAFSMSLNIEYANLYDATQYVTQTAFNDEARYVLGNIQNQTLTTTLRLNYSFTPNISLQFYGQPFISNGRFTDLNYVINPVGKSINDRISIYDTNQITTQNDNYLIDENRDGITDYSFSNPDFSFVQLQTNLVARWEYIPGSELFFVWARGSVGNVNPINDLVDSVSNQVFNEPANDTFLIKATYRFAR; encoded by the coding sequence ATGAAAATTCTATTTACTTTCTTTTTTTTTAGTTTTTTATTATCTTCTACAATAATTGCTCAAGAATTAGAAGATGAAAAAATACCTAAAAGAATTTACACAACAAAAAAATTAAAAGAAGTACCAGTTATCGATGGTGATGTTTCCGACAAAGCTTGGGAGGTTGTAGAATGGTCATCAGATTTTACAGAAAAAGATCCAGATGAAGGCACGCCTCCTACCTATCAAACAATGTTTAAAGTAATGTATGATGCTAAGTATCTTTATATTGCCTTAAGAGCTTTTGATGAAGAGCCAGAATTAATTCAACAACGATTAAGTAGAAGAGATGGTTTTGCTGGAGATAGAATAAATGTAATTATAGATAGTTATCATGATAAAAGAACCGCATTTGTATTTACAACAACAGCTGCTGGCGTAAAAGGAGAGGAGTTTGCTTCGCAAAATGGAAATAATTGGGACGATAGTTGGAACCCAATTTGGTATACGGATGCAAAGGTTGATGATAAAGGTTGGACAGCAGAAATGAAAATACCTTTTAGTCAATTACGTTTTGGAAAGGATACTGAACAAATTTGGGGATTTAATGTAAACAGAACTATTTTTAGATTACAAGAAAGATCTCTTTGGCAAAGAATACCAAATAACCAAGCTGGTTTTATTAGTGAAGCTGGCGAGCTACATGGGTTAAAAAACTTAATAGCACAAAAGCAATTAGAAATTCAGCCTTTTACTGTTTTACAATATGATAAATACCCACCAGAAGCTGGAAACCCTTTTAGAACAGGTTCGGATTTTAAGGTAAATGCAGGGTTAGATGCAAAAATTGGTATTACCAACGATTTAACGTTAGACTTGACTGTAAATCCAGATTTTGGTCAAGTAGAAGCAGATCCTGGAGCTATAGCATTAGATGGTTTTCAGATTTTTTTTAGAGAGCAACGTCCTTTTTTTGTAGAAAACAGCAATATATTTGATTACGAATTTGCCAACGGAAGTGATAATCTTTTTTACAGTAGAAGAATAGGTAGAAATCCACATAGAAACGCAAATTTAGCTTTTGGAGAATATGCAAATGAACCCCAAAACTCAAGAATTTTAGGCGCTGCAAAATTTTCTGGTAAAACTAGAGATGGCTGGTCTATAGGTGTTTTAGAGAGTGTTACAGGTAATGAATTTGCAGAAATTAGACAAGTTGATGGAGAAACAAGAGAGGAAATTGTAGAGCCTTTAACCAACTATTTTGTAACTCGTGTTCAAAAAGATTTTAATGAAAGAAACTCTTTTATTGGCGGTATTTTTACAGCCACAAATAGAAATTTAAATGGAGATTTTAACGAACTCCATAAGGCTGCTTACTCAGGTGGTCTAGATTTTCAGCATAATTGGAACAATAGAGATTATTATATTGATGGTAATATTATTATGAGTCACGTTTTAGGAAGTACAGAAGCTATAACCCGAACTCAAACAACGCTTAGACATAATTTTCAAAGAGTAGATGCAACTCATGTTTCTGTAGATCCAAACAAAACGTCATTAACGGGAACTGGAGGTCGATTAGAAATGGGTAAAAATGGAGGTGGAAATTGGAGATTTAATGGAGGTGTAATTTGGAGATCTCCAGAATTAGAATTGAATGATGTTGGTTTTTTAAGAAGAACAGATGAAATTATTCAGTTTGGTAACTTAAGATACTTATGGCAAGTACCCACTGATGTTTATAGAAACATTAATGTAAGATTTGAACAAAACAGTTTTTACGATTTTCAAGGAAACTTAAATCAAGTTGGTTTTGAAGTGCAAGGAAATGTAAATTGGATTAATAATTGGTCTACTGAAATAGGGTATGGTAAAGACACTAATTTATATGACAATTTCTTTTTAAGAGGTGGGCCAAGATTTAGAGGGCCAAATAGGGGTTTCGCTTATCTTTTTTTAAATTCTGATAATAGTAGAATGTTTAGTTTTACTTTAGGATACTCTAATAGGCATAGCCAAGAGAATGTAACCACGAGAGATCGTTTTGTAATACGCACCAACTATCAACCTTTTGATGCTTTTAGTATGTCTTTAAATATTGAATATGCAAACTTATACGATGCAACCCAATATGTTACACAAACTGCTTTTAATGATGAAGCAAGGTATGTTTTGGGGAATATTCAAAACCAAACATTAACTACAACACTTCGTTTAAATTATAGTTTTACACCAAATATATCATTACAGTTTTATGGACAGCCTTTTATTTCTAACGGAAGATTTACAGATCTTAATTATGTGATAAATCCTGTTGGTAAAAGTATCAATGATAGGATTTCTATCTACGATACAAATCAAATAACTACTCAAAATGATAACTATTTAATTGATGAAAATAGAGATGGTATTACAGATTATAGTTTCTCAAATCCAGATTTTTCTTTTGTACAATTACAAACCAATTTAGTAGCAAGATGGGAATATATACCAGGTTCAGAACTGTTTTTTGTGTGGGCTAGAGGATCTGTAGGGAATGTAAATCCTATAAATGACTTGGTAGATAGTGTTTCAAATCAAGTATTTAATGAGCCTGCAAACGATACTTTTTTAATAAAAGCGACTTATCGTTTTGCGAGGTAA
- a CDS encoding helix-turn-helix domain-containing protein, whose translation MEFLHKEDFQHTLFKDITRINYLEDMPEQLISDYGYTYIMLRYGNIEAFNYLDKKVAIPRVFVKGTGDYFMVKGCSNSSWLSIELPNYLLYNITKIHSIKNRNQLIDLSLYVEDDVIESLYTALETIQDIDEIAKITDQHLREYYRDWTIMRPSVEITAYIFNKKGMLTVQELLDVFPHSKRTLERIFAREVGASPYRFICLVRFNNIIRELEKQEHDSLTSLIAKYDYYDQSHFEKDFKKFLGQSIKEYSNNFNPLLTNALAREYVKNNTN comes from the coding sequence ATGGAGTTCTTACACAAAGAAGATTTTCAACATACTCTTTTTAAAGATATTACACGTATTAATTATTTAGAAGATATGCCTGAGCAACTCATTAGCGATTATGGGTATACCTACATAATGTTAAGATATGGCAACATAGAGGCTTTTAATTACCTAGATAAAAAAGTAGCTATTCCACGAGTTTTTGTAAAAGGTACAGGAGATTACTTTATGGTAAAAGGATGTAGCAACAGTAGTTGGTTATCTATAGAATTGCCAAATTATTTGCTATACAATATCACAAAAATACACTCTATAAAAAATAGAAATCAATTAATAGACTTGTCTTTATATGTGGAAGATGATGTAATAGAGAGTTTATATACGGCTTTAGAAACCATTCAGGATATTGATGAAATTGCTAAAATAACGGATCAACATTTAAGAGAATATTACAGAGATTGGACAATTATGAGACCTTCTGTAGAAATTACAGCATACATCTTTAACAAAAAAGGGATGTTAACAGTGCAAGAACTGTTAGATGTTTTTCCACATTCAAAACGTACGTTAGAGAGAATTTTTGCTAGAGAAGTAGGTGCTAGTCCTTATCGTTTTATTTGCCTGGTGCGTTTTAACAATATTATAAGAGAGCTAGAAAAACAAGAACATGATTCTTTAACAAGTTTAATTGCAAAATACGATTATTACGATCAATCTCATTTTGAAAAAGACTTTAAAAAATTTTTAGGACAAAGTATTAAAGAGTATAGTAATAATTTTAACCCACTTTTAACGAATGCCTTGGCAAGAGAATACGTAAAAAACAATACAAATTAA
- a CDS encoding tail fiber protein → MKTIYTTLLLLVISITTFAQGIAVQGIARDNTNAAITNETLSFDFRITDTADAVLFRETQQIRTDNFGLFSHVVSTGTAADGTVFNNVDFSQQGLKLIVWINYNSNNVQVYNQPLQYVPYAHFAKKAENGVPPGTVVAFMGDDNKIPDGWVKCTGQNIATGNQYAALRAVIGNTIPDLRARFLRGQGVSSNIGITIYDENTQVRQYLDQTIAGHNHGVNINTNYTGDHSHFVSQFQLNTAGGSEPRDFVVPQSGFVAWKKSYLDRNTSTTGSHNHNVSGNTADVGAIQNGGQTLAVRGEENRPWTVVVNYIIKL, encoded by the coding sequence ATGAAAACAATTTACACTACGCTATTATTACTTGTAATTTCAATTACAACATTTGCACAAGGTATAGCAGTGCAAGGTATTGCAAGAGACAATACAAATGCAGCAATTACAAACGAAACTTTAAGTTTCGATTTTAGAATTACAGATACTGCAGATGCTGTGTTGTTTAGAGAAACACAACAAATTAGGACAGATAATTTTGGACTTTTCTCTCATGTTGTAAGTACAGGAACAGCTGCAGATGGTACTGTTTTTAACAATGTAGATTTTAGTCAACAAGGTTTAAAATTAATAGTTTGGATAAATTATAATAGCAACAATGTACAAGTATATAACCAACCTTTGCAATATGTACCTTATGCACATTTTGCTAAAAAAGCAGAAAATGGTGTACCTCCAGGTACTGTAGTGGCTTTTATGGGTGATGACAATAAAATACCTGATGGTTGGGTAAAGTGTACAGGACAAAATATTGCTACTGGCAACCAATATGCAGCTTTAAGAGCGGTTATTGGAAATACCATACCAGATTTAAGAGCACGTTTTTTAAGAGGTCAAGGTGTATCTAGTAATATAGGTATCACTATTTATGACGAAAATACGCAAGTAAGACAATATTTAGACCAAACTATTGCTGGGCATAATCATGGTGTAAATATTAATACTAACTATACTGGAGATCATTCACATTTTGTCAGTCAGTTTCAACTTAACACTGCTGGAGGTTCAGAGCCAAGGGATTTTGTGGTGCCACAAAGCGGTTTTGTAGCTTGGAAAAAAAGTTATTTAGATCGTAATACGAGTACAACAGGTTCACATAACCATAATGTATCTGGAAATACAGCAGATGTGGGTGCAATTCAAAATGGCGGACAAACCCTTGCAGTCAGAGGAGAAGAAAACAGACCTTGGACAGTGGTTGTTAACTACATCATAAAATTATAA